In Rhizobium sp. ARZ01, a genomic segment contains:
- the pcsA gene encoding phosphatidylcholine synthase, with the protein MKFFNYRRVPYAEIRAFSVHILTASGSFLAFLGVVAAAEHRFVDMFWWLGLALLVDGIDGPIARKVRVKEVLPNWSGDTLDNVIDYVTYVLLPAFALYQSGMIGEPWSFVAAGAIVVSSAIYYADMGMKTDEYFFSGFPVVWNMIVFTLFVIKASEVTASIVVFVSVFLTFMPINFLHPVRVERLRPLNLIVFFAWAILGMYALLLHFETPQWVVLGVVGTGIYLYLIGAVLQLFPRLGKH; encoded by the coding sequence ATGAAGTTTTTCAATTACCGGCGCGTTCCCTATGCCGAAATCAGGGCCTTCTCCGTGCATATCCTCACGGCATCGGGCTCCTTCCTGGCCTTCCTCGGTGTTGTCGCGGCTGCCGAGCACCGCTTCGTCGACATGTTCTGGTGGCTCGGCCTGGCGCTTTTGGTCGACGGCATCGATGGCCCGATCGCCCGCAAGGTGCGGGTGAAGGAAGTGCTGCCGAACTGGTCGGGTGATACGCTCGATAACGTCATCGACTACGTCACCTACGTCTTGCTCCCTGCCTTTGCGCTCTACCAGAGTGGGATGATCGGTGAACCTTGGTCCTTTGTTGCCGCGGGCGCGATCGTCGTTTCCAGCGCCATCTACTATGCCGACATGGGCATGAAGACCGATGAATACTTTTTTTCGGGCTTTCCCGTTGTCTGGAACATGATCGTCTTCACGCTGTTCGTCATCAAGGCGAGCGAGGTGACGGCTTCGATTGTCGTCTTCGTTTCGGTCTTCCTCACTTTCATGCCGATCAACTTCCTGCATCCGGTGCGCGTCGAGCGGCTACGGCCTCTTAATCTCATCGTCTTCTTCGCCTGGGCGATATTGGGCATGTATGCGCTTCTGCTGCATTTCGAGACGCCGCAATGGGTGGTGCTGGGCGTGGTCGGAACAGGGATCTACCTCTATCTCATCGGTGCGGTGCTGCAGTTGTTCCCGCGTCTCGGAAAACACTGA
- a CDS encoding quinone oxidoreductase, with translation MTRAIVVRSLGGPEVLKVEEIELSPPGPGEVRIKQAAIGLNFIDVYFRTGLYKADLPFIPGKEGAGTVTALGEGVSDFAIGDRVAYASADGAYAAERNVATKHLVKVPDEISLETAAAMMLKGMTAQYLLLQTFPVKPGHVILFHAAAGGVGLIAGQWAKALGATVIGTAGSKEKIELALAHGYDHVIDYTKEDFVDRVLELTGGKKCDVVYDSVGKDTFPKSLDCLKPRGMWVSFGNSSGPVDAFSVGLLAQKGSLFATRPTLFHYIATRAELDACANSLFDVVRSNKLRININQTYPLAEAGRAHTDLETRKTSGTTLLIP, from the coding sequence ATGACTAGAGCCATCGTCGTCCGGTCGCTCGGCGGCCCCGAAGTGCTGAAAGTGGAAGAGATCGAGCTTTCCCCTCCGGGCCCGGGTGAAGTCCGCATCAAGCAGGCTGCGATCGGGTTGAATTTCATCGATGTCTATTTCCGAACCGGCCTCTATAAGGCCGACCTGCCGTTCATTCCCGGAAAGGAAGGGGCGGGCACGGTGACGGCGCTTGGCGAAGGCGTGAGCGATTTTGCGATCGGAGACCGTGTTGCCTATGCCTCGGCGGACGGGGCCTACGCGGCTGAGCGAAACGTCGCAACGAAGCATTTGGTCAAGGTCCCGGACGAAATTTCGCTGGAAACGGCGGCGGCAATGATGCTGAAGGGGATGACGGCACAGTACCTGCTGCTGCAGACCTTTCCGGTGAAGCCCGGGCACGTGATCCTGTTCCACGCTGCCGCCGGCGGCGTCGGCCTGATTGCCGGCCAGTGGGCCAAGGCACTCGGCGCCACGGTCATCGGGACGGCCGGATCGAAGGAGAAAATCGAGCTCGCGCTCGCGCACGGCTATGACCACGTCATCGATTACACGAAGGAAGACTTCGTCGATCGCGTGCTCGAACTGACCGGTGGGAAAAAATGTGACGTCGTCTACGATTCCGTCGGCAAGGACACGTTCCCGAAGTCGCTGGATTGCTTGAAGCCGCGCGGCATGTGGGTCAGCTTTGGCAACTCCTCCGGTCCGGTGGATGCCTTCAGTGTTGGATTGCTCGCGCAAAAGGGCTCGCTCTTCGCCACCCGCCCGACGCTCTTTCACTATATTGCGACACGCGCCGAGCTAGACGCATGTGCAAACTCCCTCTTTGATGTTGTGCGCAGCAACAAACTGCGTATCAATATAAATCAGACTTATCCGCTGGCGGAGGCGGGGCGCGCCCACACGGATCTGGAAACAAGAAAAACAAGCGGAACGACGTTGCTCATTCCCTGA
- a CDS encoding ABC transporter ATP-binding protein, with amino-acid sequence MSVAGASAGSPLLAVRNLTKLFGTFAACNGIDLEIQPGEIHALLGENGAGKSTLVKMLFGVLAPTSGQIYWKGEAVSIGSPSAARKLGIGMVFQHFSLFEALTVAENIALSMPPEVSLAKVTEEAARLSHAYGLPLDPKAHVADLSVGERQRIEIVRALLQNPQLIILDEPTSVLTPQEADRLFETLAKLKAEGRSVLYISHRLEEVQRICDRATVLRHGKVTGACDPRKETPASLARMMVGSDVAAVTAAGTNAKGNVLLEARELNVSARTPFAVSLKGISLKVHGGEVLAIAGVAGNGQGELFDALSGEFPVSDVNAVQIRQRPVGRLGITARRLMGAGFVPEERHGHAAVTGMSLSDNLVLARNQSDRAAFLGVLGIIKYVAVRLASRRISEAMDVRKSGEDPLAGSLSGGNLQKYIVGRELDRQPAVLVVNQPTWGVDAGAASRIRQALVDLAKAGSAVLVISQDLDEIFEVATEIAVISEGKLSDAYPAREMTREKIGLLMGGMHDKKEGAEAAHAH; translated from the coding sequence GTGTCAGTTGCTGGAGCGTCCGCGGGCAGCCCGTTGCTGGCTGTACGCAATCTGACGAAGCTTTTCGGCACATTTGCGGCCTGTAACGGCATCGATCTGGAGATCCAGCCGGGCGAAATCCATGCCCTCCTCGGAGAGAACGGTGCCGGCAAGTCGACGCTGGTGAAGATGCTGTTCGGCGTACTGGCGCCGACGAGCGGCCAGATCTACTGGAAGGGCGAAGCGGTCTCGATCGGCAGCCCGAGTGCGGCGCGCAAGCTCGGGATCGGCATGGTCTTCCAGCATTTTTCGCTGTTCGAGGCGCTGACGGTGGCCGAGAACATCGCGTTGTCGATGCCACCGGAGGTGTCGCTGGCCAAGGTCACCGAGGAGGCAGCCCGCCTTTCGCATGCCTATGGCCTGCCGCTTGACCCGAAGGCGCACGTTGCTGATCTTTCCGTGGGCGAGCGGCAGCGCATTGAGATCGTCCGCGCGCTGCTGCAGAACCCGCAACTGATCATCCTCGACGAGCCGACCTCGGTGCTGACACCGCAGGAGGCCGATCGTCTGTTCGAGACGCTCGCCAAGCTCAAGGCGGAAGGCCGTTCGGTTCTCTACATCAGCCACAGGCTGGAGGAGGTGCAACGCATCTGCGACCGCGCTACCGTCCTTCGCCACGGCAAGGTGACCGGCGCCTGCGATCCACGAAAGGAAACGCCGGCCTCGCTGGCCCGCATGATGGTCGGGAGCGACGTCGCAGCGGTTACGGCCGCAGGCACGAACGCGAAGGGCAACGTGCTGCTCGAAGCGCGTGAGCTAAATGTTTCGGCTCGTACGCCGTTTGCGGTCTCGCTCAAGGGCATATCTCTGAAGGTACATGGCGGTGAGGTGCTGGCGATCGCGGGTGTTGCCGGCAACGGGCAGGGCGAGCTTTTCGACGCGCTGTCGGGTGAATTCCCAGTCAGTGATGTCAACGCCGTTCAGATACGCCAGCGGCCGGTCGGCAGGCTCGGTATTACGGCGCGGCGGCTGATGGGCGCGGGCTTCGTCCCGGAAGAGCGTCACGGACACGCCGCCGTTACCGGCATGTCGCTCTCCGACAATCTCGTGCTTGCGCGTAACCAGTCCGACCGTGCCGCCTTCCTCGGTGTGCTCGGTATCATCAAATACGTGGCCGTCCGGCTGGCGTCGCGGCGGATTTCCGAGGCGATGGACGTACGCAAGAGTGGCGAAGATCCGCTGGCGGGCTCTCTGTCTGGCGGCAATCTGCAGAAATACATTGTCGGCCGTGAACTGGATCGCCAGCCCGCCGTTCTCGTCGTCAACCAGCCGACCTGGGGCGTCGACGCCGGTGCCGCAAGCCGAATCCGCCAGGCGCTGGTCGATCTGGCGAAGGCAGGTTCGGCCGTCCTCGTCATCAGCCAGGACCTGGACGAGATCTTCGAGGTTGCTACCGAAATCGCGGTGATCAGCGAAGGCAAACTGTCCGATGCCTATCCCGCGCGCGAGATGACACGCGAAAAGATCGGCCTGTTGATGGGCGGCATGCACGACAAGAAGGAAGGTGCGGAGGCCGCCCATGCGCATTGA
- a CDS encoding ABC transporter permease — protein MRIELEKRPRPSTFYAILSPFIALVLTVIAGGIMFALLGKDPASALYSFFVEPLLDIWSLHEIAIKAAPLVLIGVGLSICYRSNNWNIGAEGQFIMGAIAGSIVPVVFHEWHSPLVLPLMLVFGMIGGALYAAIPAFLKANMNTNEILSSLMLVYIAQLFLDWIVRGPWRSPEAYNFPITRDFAPEAVLPEILDSGRTNLGFVFAIVAALLVWFMVRYTLKGFEITVLGQSERAGRFAGFSSRRMIWFSMLLSGALAGLAGISEVSGNIGKLQPIISPGYGFTAIIVAFLGRLNPLGVIVAGLLLALTYVGGEAVQLTLSVSDKVTRVFQGLLLFFVLSCDTLIQYKIRLVFSGRTAAAQGGAE, from the coding sequence ATGCGCATTGAACTCGAAAAGCGGCCGCGGCCCTCGACCTTCTACGCCATCCTTTCGCCTTTCATCGCATTGGTGCTGACGGTGATCGCCGGCGGCATCATGTTCGCGTTGTTGGGCAAGGACCCCGCGAGCGCCCTCTACAGCTTTTTTGTAGAGCCGCTGCTGGACATCTGGTCGCTGCACGAGATCGCCATCAAGGCCGCGCCTTTGGTCCTGATCGGCGTCGGACTTTCGATCTGTTACCGTTCCAACAACTGGAACATCGGCGCCGAAGGGCAGTTCATCATGGGCGCGATTGCCGGGTCGATCGTTCCGGTTGTCTTCCATGAATGGCATTCGCCGCTGGTGCTGCCGCTGATGCTCGTCTTCGGCATGATCGGCGGTGCGCTTTATGCCGCAATTCCCGCCTTCCTGAAGGCGAACATGAACACCAACGAAATCCTGTCGAGCCTGATGCTGGTCTATATCGCCCAGCTCTTTCTCGACTGGATCGTGCGTGGTCCGTGGCGCAGCCCGGAAGCCTACAACTTCCCCATCACGCGCGACTTTGCGCCCGAGGCCGTGCTGCCGGAGATCCTTGATTCCGGGCGCACCAATCTGGGCTTTGTCTTTGCCATCGTTGCGGCCCTGCTTGTTTGGTTCATGGTGCGCTACACGCTGAAGGGCTTCGAGATCACGGTGCTCGGCCAGTCGGAACGGGCAGGGCGCTTCGCCGGCTTTTCCTCACGCCGAATGATCTGGTTCTCGATGCTGCTGTCGGGTGCACTTGCCGGGCTCGCCGGCATCTCCGAGGTTAGCGGCAACATCGGCAAGCTGCAGCCGATCATCTCGCCCGGCTACGGCTTTACCGCCATTATCGTCGCCTTCCTTGGCCGCCTAAATCCGTTGGGCGTCATCGTTGCCGGCCTGCTTCTCGCGCTGACCTATGTGGGCGGTGAGGCGGTGCAGCTGACCCTTAGCGTCTCCGACAAGGTGACCCGTGTGTTCCAGGGGCTGCTGCTCTTCTTCGTGCTCTCGTGTGACACGCTCATTCAATACAAGATCCGGCTCGTCTTCTCAGGCAGGACAGCGGCGGCGCAAGGCGGAGCCGAATAA
- a CDS encoding ABC transporter permease, which translates to MGIVEAILLTVITAATPLVLAALGELVTERAGVLNLGVEGMMIMGAVLAFAATNATGSPYVGVLAGIAGGALFSLLFGFLTLTLVANQVATGLALTILGLGVSGQIGEAYVGMSGIKLPEITIPLLSEIPFFGRLLFKQDLIFYLSIALVIGVNWFLFRSRAGLKIRAIGDNHASAHALGIGVIRTRYLAVLFGGACAGLAGAQLSLVYTPQWVENMTAGRGWIALALVVFASWRPWRVLAGGYLFGAVSISQLHAQALGLGIPSQFLSALPYAATVVVLVLISHNRRMTLINTPASLGRPFVPDR; encoded by the coding sequence ATGGGAATTGTCGAAGCGATCCTGCTGACCGTCATCACCGCGGCGACGCCGCTGGTTCTGGCAGCACTCGGCGAGCTGGTGACCGAGCGCGCCGGCGTCCTCAATCTCGGTGTCGAAGGCATGATGATCATGGGCGCCGTTCTCGCTTTCGCCGCGACGAACGCGACCGGCTCTCCCTATGTCGGCGTGCTTGCGGGCATAGCCGGCGGGGCACTGTTCTCGCTGTTGTTCGGTTTCCTCACCCTGACCCTGGTGGCGAACCAGGTGGCGACCGGTCTGGCTCTGACCATCCTCGGTCTCGGTGTTTCCGGCCAGATCGGTGAGGCCTATGTCGGCATGTCCGGCATCAAGCTGCCCGAGATCACCATTCCGCTTCTTTCAGAGATACCCTTCTTCGGTCGGCTTCTCTTCAAGCAAGACCTTATCTTCTACCTCTCCATCGCGCTGGTCATCGGCGTGAACTGGTTTCTGTTCCGGAGCCGCGCCGGCTTGAAGATCCGCGCGATTGGTGACAACCACGCCTCGGCGCACGCGCTTGGCATCGGCGTCATTCGTACCCGCTATCTCGCCGTCCTTTTCGGCGGCGCATGCGCCGGGCTTGCCGGCGCGCAGCTTTCGCTCGTCTATACACCGCAATGGGTGGAGAACATGACGGCCGGTCGCGGCTGGATCGCGCTTGCGCTGGTCGTGTTTGCTTCCTGGCGACCGTGGCGCGTGCTCGCCGGTGGTTATCTCTTCGGGGCTGTCTCCATCAGTCAGTTGCATGCTCAGGCGCTCGGCCTTGGCATACCCTCCCAGTTCCTGTCGGCACTTCCCTACGCGGCCACGGTTGTCGTCCTCGTCCTGATATCGCACAATCGGCGCATGACGCTGATCAACACGCCCGCATCACTCGGAAGGCCGTTCGTGCCCGATCGGTGA
- a CDS encoding BMP family ABC transporter substrate-binding protein: MKKLLLALATSATVLGFAAGASAQDKTKICFIYVGSKTDGGWTQAHDIGRQALQAEFGDKIETPFLENVPEGPDAERAIERMARSGCAMVFTTSFGFMDATIKVAEKFPDVKFEHATGFKSAPNVATYNSRFYEGRYIQGQIAAKMSQKGVAGYIASFPIPEVVMGINAFVHGAQSVNPDFKVKVIWANTWFDPGKEADAAKALIDQGVDILTQHTDTTAPMQVAAERGIKAFGQASDMIKAGPETQLTAIVDTWGAYYIKRTKQLMDGTWKSEQIWDGLKDGILTMAPYTNMPDDVKKMAEETEAKIKSGELHPYTGPIKKQDGSDWLKEGEKADDGTLLGMNFYIAGVDDKLPQ; encoded by the coding sequence ATGAAAAAACTTCTACTCGCACTCGCAACCTCGGCGACGGTGCTCGGCTTTGCCGCCGGCGCCAGCGCCCAGGACAAGACCAAGATCTGCTTCATCTACGTCGGTTCCAAGACCGACGGCGGCTGGACGCAGGCGCACGACATCGGCCGCCAGGCGCTCCAGGCCGAGTTCGGCGACAAGATCGAGACGCCGTTCCTCGAAAACGTTCCGGAAGGCCCCGATGCCGAGCGCGCCATCGAGCGCATGGCCCGCTCCGGCTGCGCCATGGTCTTCACCACGTCGTTCGGCTTCATGGATGCGACGATCAAGGTTGCCGAGAAGTTCCCGGACGTGAAGTTCGAGCACGCCACCGGCTTCAAGTCGGCCCCGAACGTCGCCACCTACAACTCGCGCTTCTATGAAGGCCGCTACATCCAGGGCCAGATCGCAGCGAAGATGTCGCAGAAGGGCGTCGCCGGCTACATCGCCTCCTTCCCGATCCCGGAAGTGGTCATGGGCATCAATGCCTTCGTCCATGGTGCGCAGTCGGTGAACCCGGACTTCAAGGTGAAGGTCATCTGGGCCAACACCTGGTTCGACCCCGGCAAGGAAGCCGATGCGGCCAAGGCGCTGATCGACCAGGGCGTCGATATCCTGACGCAGCACACCGACACGACTGCACCGATGCAGGTGGCGGCCGAGCGCGGCATCAAGGCCTTCGGCCAGGCGTCTGACATGATCAAGGCCGGCCCGGAGACCCAGCTGACCGCGATCGTCGACACCTGGGGCGCTTACTACATCAAGCGCACCAAGCAACTGATGGACGGTACCTGGAAGTCCGAGCAGATCTGGGACGGCCTGAAGGATGGTATCCTGACGATGGCGCCGTACACCAACATGCCTGATGACGTGAAGAAGATGGCCGAGGAAACCGAAGCCAAGATCAAGTCGGGTGAGCTGCATCCCTATACCGGCCCGATCAAGAAGCAGGACGGCTCCGACTGGCTGAAGGAAGGCGAGAAGGCCGACGACGGCACGTTGCTCGGCATGAACTTCTACATCGCCGGCGTCGACGACAAGCTGCCGCAATAA
- a CDS encoding FadR/GntR family transcriptional regulator, which translates to MRKGLLETVITGANTRTSHAQVVNELGRAIVAGEFAVGSTLPGDAELAARFKVSRTVLREAMKTLSAKGLVVPRARIGTRVTPRAQWNLFDSDILTWQLAKGVDEAFLLDLSEVRLAFEPHAAALAARFATDADISHMMRLAMAMGDPEHTAETLAMADLKFHLSVLEASRNPFFRTIGSLIEAALVGVFRLSSPARDRGKIDDVAASHIRIVEEIRRRDEAGARRAMENVIRVGRERVVDALNERSHA; encoded by the coding sequence TTGCGCAAGGGGCTGCTTGAGACCGTCATTACGGGGGCAAACACACGAACCAGCCATGCGCAGGTCGTAAACGAACTCGGGCGCGCCATTGTCGCCGGAGAATTTGCGGTGGGCTCGACGCTTCCGGGAGACGCGGAACTCGCAGCCCGCTTCAAGGTATCGCGCACGGTGCTGCGGGAAGCGATGAAGACGCTGTCTGCCAAGGGGCTGGTCGTACCCCGCGCGCGGATCGGCACTCGTGTCACGCCGCGAGCGCAGTGGAACTTGTTCGATAGCGATATCCTGACCTGGCAGCTTGCGAAGGGCGTCGACGAGGCATTTCTGCTCGATCTCAGTGAAGTCCGACTGGCTTTCGAACCCCACGCCGCTGCTCTCGCGGCGCGATTTGCCACGGATGCCGACATCAGCCACATGATGCGGCTGGCCATGGCAATGGGGGATCCGGAACATACCGCCGAAACACTCGCCATGGCCGACCTGAAATTCCACCTCAGTGTGCTGGAGGCCTCGCGCAATCCCTTCTTCCGCACCATCGGCAGCCTGATTGAAGCCGCGCTCGTCGGCGTGTTCAGGCTCAGTTCCCCGGCGCGGGATCGCGGCAAGATCGATGATGTTGCCGCCTCTCACATCCGCATCGTCGAGGAAATCCGTCGCCGCGATGAGGCGGGTGCGCGCCGTGCGATGGAGAACGTCATTCGCGTCGGCCGTGAACGTGTCGTCGACGCATTGAACGAACGCAGTCACGCGTAG
- the ugpC gene encoding sn-glycerol-3-phosphate ABC transporter ATP-binding protein UgpC — translation MTAIALRKIRKTYGSLPVIHDVDIEIESGEFLVLVGPSGCGKSTLLRMIAGLEEISGGVLDIGGKVVNALPPSERDIAMVFQDYALYPHMSVRENMAFGLKMRGTADEAINKRVSLAADTLKIAQFLERRPAQLSGGQRQRVAMGRAIVREPSAFLFDEPLSNLDAALRVEMRLEIAKLHNRMKATTIYVTHDQVEAMTLADRIVVLNAGRIEQVGAPLELYHKPASLFVARFIGSPTMNTLSAELKTAANDELRVSIAGREFTLPSPEQMSQKNGNVTLGIRPEDLVRCSPAEAWFGGELAVVERLGSQTYGYVEIGQSRMLTVEFPRSAEIKVGENICVRGNPAGTHLFDDTTGHRIN, via the coding sequence GTGACCGCAATCGCCTTGAGAAAGATCCGCAAGACCTACGGCTCGCTTCCGGTCATCCACGACGTCGATATTGAAATCGAAAGCGGCGAGTTCCTCGTCCTGGTCGGACCATCGGGTTGCGGCAAGTCCACGCTCCTGCGCATGATTGCCGGCCTTGAGGAGATTTCCGGAGGCGTGCTCGACATCGGCGGAAAGGTGGTCAACGCGCTGCCGCCGTCCGAGCGCGACATCGCCATGGTGTTCCAGGATTACGCGCTCTATCCCCACATGAGCGTGCGCGAGAACATGGCTTTCGGCCTGAAGATGCGCGGTACAGCTGACGAGGCGATCAACAAGCGCGTGTCGCTCGCGGCAGATACCCTCAAGATCGCCCAGTTCCTGGAGCGCCGCCCGGCGCAACTGTCCGGCGGCCAGCGCCAGCGCGTCGCTATGGGCCGCGCGATCGTGCGCGAACCGTCTGCTTTCCTTTTCGACGAGCCGCTTTCCAACCTCGACGCAGCCTTGCGCGTCGAAATGCGCCTGGAAATCGCCAAGCTGCACAACCGGATGAAGGCGACGACGATCTATGTGACGCACGACCAGGTCGAGGCCATGACGCTGGCTGACCGCATCGTCGTGCTGAATGCGGGCCGGATCGAGCAGGTCGGCGCTCCGCTCGAACTCTACCATAAGCCGGCCAGCCTCTTCGTCGCCCGCTTTATCGGCAGCCCGACGATGAACACCCTGTCAGCGGAGTTGAAAACCGCTGCGAATGACGAGTTGCGCGTTTCCATCGCTGGCCGGGAGTTTACCTTGCCGTCGCCTGAACAAATGTCTCAAAAGAACGGGAACGTCACCCTGGGCATCCGGCCGGAAGACCTCGTCCGCTGTTCGCCCGCGGAAGCGTGGTTTGGCGGCGAACTCGCAGTCGTCGAGCGCCTCGGCAGCCAGACCTACGGTTATGTCGAGATCGGTCAGAGCCGCATGCTCACCGTCGAGTTTCCGAGGAGCGCCGAAATCAAGGTCGGCGAAAACATTTGCGTGCGCGGCAACCCGGCGGGAACCCACCTGTTCGATGATACCACCGGGCACCGGATCAACTGA
- a CDS encoding GntR family transcriptional regulator produces MSYFSTRPNARTAPAKPAKSAAAFNALKRDIMLGVLPAGAALTELELAAHFGCSQGTVREALLQLQEEGLVLRQGHKGTQVSECTEDEAVEMFRVRRQIECNGVLRVVRAPSRTLISDLRALLQEMLDAAQRDDELELASADRDFHRRIFQDARLPALDPILHRCLVHNHRFKISRSTAPRDLVATAQRHSTIIEAIDSRDPVRANEALRHHIATIVDLGPSVFPDVAL; encoded by the coding sequence ATGTCCTATTTTTCGACAAGGCCGAATGCTCGCACTGCTCCCGCGAAGCCCGCAAAATCCGCGGCCGCCTTCAATGCGCTGAAGCGGGATATCATGCTCGGCGTTCTGCCGGCGGGTGCTGCGTTGACCGAGCTCGAACTGGCCGCTCATTTCGGCTGCAGTCAGGGAACAGTGCGCGAGGCGCTGCTCCAGCTTCAGGAAGAGGGGCTGGTCCTGCGTCAGGGGCACAAGGGCACGCAGGTTTCCGAGTGCACCGAGGATGAGGCGGTCGAAATGTTCCGCGTTCGGCGCCAGATCGAGTGCAACGGGGTTTTGCGCGTTGTGCGGGCGCCGAGCCGCACGCTGATCTCCGATCTGCGGGCACTGCTGCAGGAGATGCTGGATGCGGCGCAGCGCGACGACGAACTGGAGCTCGCGTCCGCCGACCGTGATTTCCATCGTCGGATTTTCCAGGATGCGCGGTTGCCGGCGCTGGATCCGATTCTGCACCGCTGCCTGGTTCATAACCATCGCTTCAAGATATCGAGAAGCACGGCCCCGCGTGACCTCGTGGCGACCGCCCAGCGGCACAGCACGATCATCGAGGCGATTGACAGCCGCGATCCCGTGCGCGCGAACGAAGCGCTGCGTCACCACATCGCCACCATCGTCGATCTTGGCCCCAGCGTATTTCCGGATGTTGCCCTATGA
- a CDS encoding alpha/beta hydrolase — translation MTGQVSFNAELSPEMAALMQRLAAEGPQQDPTLLPPAEGRALSEEGNRRWNRDLPSMASVVDIRVEADRSLGSAHCRVRVLVPEGRAAGAILYVHGGGFAFCSPETHERCARVLALESGLPVLLPDYRLAPENPYPAGLKDVVACLRAAFAATRVAGVLEGPLLLAGDSAGANLALAAMLHEQQAVAPTPVAGALLFYGNYAMDFSTPSYEFFANGPGLTRAKMQRYWAWYAADRADISQDPLACPLVAYDAALGALPPLYLMAGGVDPLLSDTLILQQRLEALGRGDTVTIVPGVTHGFLQNTIDLAAAREALAAAGVAAWKMARA, via the coding sequence ATGACTGGGCAGGTCTCTTTCAACGCTGAGCTTTCACCCGAGATGGCGGCGTTGATGCAGCGCCTCGCTGCGGAGGGGCCGCAGCAGGACCCGACACTGCTGCCTCCGGCTGAGGGGCGGGCGCTCTCCGAAGAGGGAAACCGGCGCTGGAACCGCGATCTGCCGTCGATGGCGAGCGTCGTCGACATCCGGGTCGAGGCCGATAGGTCGCTCGGTTCGGCGCATTGCCGGGTGCGGGTTCTTGTGCCCGAGGGCCGGGCGGCAGGCGCAATCCTCTATGTGCACGGCGGCGGCTTTGCCTTTTGCAGCCCGGAGACCCACGAGCGCTGCGCCCGCGTCCTTGCGCTCGAATCCGGTCTGCCCGTTCTTCTGCCTGACTATCGGCTTGCGCCCGAAAATCCTTATCCTGCCGGGTTGAAGGATGTGGTCGCATGCCTGCGGGCGGCATTTGCTGCAACGAGGGTTGCCGGTGTCCTCGAAGGGCCGCTGTTGCTGGCTGGCGACTCGGCCGGGGCGAACCTCGCATTGGCGGCCATGCTGCATGAGCAGCAGGCCGTCGCGCCGACACCGGTTGCGGGTGCGCTGCTCTTCTACGGCAACTATGCAATGGACTTCTCGACGCCCTCCTACGAGTTCTTCGCCAACGGCCCCGGCCTGACGCGCGCGAAGATGCAGCGCTATTGGGCCTGGTATGCCGCTGATCGAGCGGACATCTCGCAAGACCCGCTCGCCTGTCCGCTCGTTGCGTACGATGCAGCGCTTGGGGCGCTGCCGCCTCTGTATCTGATGGCTGGAGGCGTCGACCCGCTGCTCAGCGACACGCTCATCCTTCAGCAGCGGCTGGAGGCGCTGGGGCGCGGGGACACCGTTACCATCGTACCCGGCGTCACGCACGGATTTCTGCAAAACACGATTGATCTTGCAGCGGCGCGGGAGGCGCTTGCCGCTGCCGGAGTCGCCGCATGGAAAATGGCTCGCGCCTGA